The following nucleotide sequence is from Deltaproteobacteria bacterium.
ACAACGGCAGGCGCCGGAAAGCCCGGCGGGGAATGCCAAAGCCATGCTCAACGTGCTGTCTTCCTGCAAACACAACCACTCGCTTGTCACGCCCTTCTGAGCTGTGAAGATACTGGACAATGCTCTCGGCCATGGACTCGTCCCATAAGACCTGGACCTTATAAAACTCCTCAAAACTCTGCTTGCGCCCTGGATGCTTGCCAAAAACGGCCTTGATGTGAGACCGATGGTAGGAATCTTCAACGTCCATTTCAGGAAGTGATTCTTCGTTCTCTTTTGCCTGTTGAGCGGAATCGGTATTCTTTATGCTTTCAACCCAGTCATCAGAGGCCCGAAGGGCCAACAGAGGAATCTTTTGGTCCCGCACATATTGCAAGATGGCTCTGTAGTATCGGAAATCATTGCTCCAGTCTTCCACCCATGTCCTCATAAACTCTTTTTCCTCCAGTTCCCCGGATGTCCACTGATCAGCAACGTTCTGCGAAGATCTCTGCAGCATTTCCATGCCCACAGCTAATCTTCCTGGATAGCGTTTTTCAAGCGCTTCCAGGATTTCCAACTGTACCTTGTGACAATTGATGTTATCGTGGGCTTCGCCGACATAAATTAGTCTTGCCCCACTCAATATCTCTATCAACTGGTCTTTAGTTACGCTAACCCCTGTGGGAAGATGAACGATATCGCCCTCCTTAAGAGAAGAAAATGCCCTGTAGGGTGATTGCCAGCCAGCCTTACGGTGTCCACTGAACATACTACAGCCTGCCTGTGTGAACACCAGCACAAGGCAACCGGTGAATATCCATATAGATTTCATACAAACACCTACCTTTCGGTTTCATAGTCTTCAACGTAAATCAAAACCATGCTATTGTCAATTTATGCCCTCAGGCCTAAACCGAACATACATGCATGGTGAGAGCTATGGCTCCTTGGGCGCGGACGACAAAACCGGATAGCCGGGTCGTCGAGGCAAAAACGATCTTGGACAAATTGAAAAAGCCGAATCTTTTAGATATACGAACTCAATCTTTGACAAACCTATTTGGTTGACAAGTGTCAATGTTAGCAAGCTATACTATTCAAAGGAAAGGAAACAAAATGGCTGTCAAAGTAGTCATCAGACGAATTATTCCAGAACACAGGGCTGAAGATTTAAAACCACTTCTCAGAGAGCTTCGAACCATGGCTATGCTCCAGCCCGGTTATATTTCTGGAGAAACATTACGACGACTCGATAAGCCTGACGAGTTTCTTGTCATCAGTACTTGGGAGTCGGCAGAGGACTGGAACAGATGGGCAAAAAGTCAGGAAAGAAACGAAGTGCAGGGCAAAATAGACACAGTGCTTGGTGGAAAAACGGAATTTGGAATCTTTCATCATGAATTTTCCGAATGAACATCGAACTTCCAACGTCCAACTTCCAACGATTTTTTTCTTGATTTGGTGGCAAAAAGTGATACCATCCAACATGTATGAACAGGCATCATCGAAAAACTCTGAATACCGTGTTCTCTGACCCAGTTTCCGGTAATATTGAATGGCGGAAAATCGAAGCCTTGTTCAAGACCGTGGGCTGCGAAATCATTGAGAGCAGTGGTTCCCGTATCACTATTTTGCATAAAGGTAGCAAAGCCACCTTCCACAGACCGCATCCAGGTAAACAGGCCCTGTGCGGTACCGGGTGATTGCTGCTCGTGATTTTCTCAAAATGATAGGAGTGACGCCATGAAAAACGCCATGACTTACAAAGGCTATGTCGCCCGTGTTGAGTTTGACCCAGAAGACCGTATTTTCTTTGGTCGCCTTGCAGGCATTCGCGACATTATCAGCTTTCACGGCGAGACAGTGAATGAGCTGGAAACAGCTTTCAAGGAAGCTGTTGACCATTATCTTGACACTTGCGCCGAACTGGGAGAAAAACCGAACAAGCCATACTCCGGCAAGTTGACCCTGCGCATTCCGCCCAGTATTCATGCCGCAATTGCCACTGCAGCTGAGACCAGCGGCAAAAGCCTCAACAAATGGGTTGCT
It contains:
- a CDS encoding ChaN family lipoprotein; this encodes MKSIWIFTGCLVLVFTQAGCSMFSGHRKAGWQSPYRAFSSLKEGDIVHLPTGVSVTKDQLIEILSGARLIYVGEAHDNINCHKVQLEILEALEKRYPGRLAVGMEMLQRSSQNVADQWTSGELEEKEFMRTWVEDWSNDFRYYRAILQYVRDQKIPLLALRASDDWVESIKNTDSAQQAKENEESLPEMDVEDSYHRSHIKAVFGKHPGRKQSFEEFYKVQVLWDESMAESIVQYLHSSEGRDKRVVVFAGRQHVEHGFGIPRRAFRRLPLSYAIVLPVSVGVVPEKKHKLMDITLPEVPLPPGDFVWMVSYQDLEDERVYLGVMIRHTEDGVKIFAISKNSTAGKAGLQKEDVITAFDGEIIETEFDLTYLIGLKKPGDKGIVDVLRDEEPLRFEVTFEAGGFHM
- a CDS encoding antibiotic biosynthesis monooxygenase; translated protein: MAVKVVIRRIIPEHRAEDLKPLLRELRTMAMLQPGYISGETLRRLDKPDEFLVISTWESAEDWNRWAKSQERNEVQGKIDTVLGGKTEFGIFHHEFSE
- a CDS encoding type II toxin-antitoxin system HicB family antitoxin; this translates as MKNAMTYKGYVARVEFDPEDRIFFGRLAGIRDIISFHGETVNELETAFKEAVDHYLDTCAELGEKPNKPYSGKLTLRIPPSIHAAIATAAETSGKSLNKWVADTLDQVIHAQ